In Pieris rapae chromosome 24, ilPieRapa1.1, whole genome shotgun sequence, a single window of DNA contains:
- the LOC110995873 gene encoding dnaJ homolog subfamily B member 12 produces the protein MTIEGNKDEAERCIEIAQSAFTAGNYEKAERFLVKAERLYPTPRAKDLLTVVRAAIPTGTSKRTPPSSPDDLRRRKPAAHQPEKREYTAEQLDAVKRINTKCKDYYEILSVTKEATDSDIKKAYKKLALQLHPDKNHAPGAAEAFKAIGNAAGVLTDPEKRKQYDLRGDEAPVHTQHTHHQYYARGFESDLTAEELFNMFFGHTAFSAGGPTVYRRRREPEQRENHAGLVQLLPIVVLVLLSMMSGFFISEPVYSLTPSSKYPVPRETVNLKVPYYVKDNFHTDYQGSLRRLEMAIEEEYIVNLRHACQRERNYRDSLAWKARNFGDSSQYAEAQRMRMPSCEKLNKYQR, from the exons ATGACGATTGAAGGAAACAAGGATGAAGCTGAGCGCTGCATAGAAATTGCGCAAAGTGCCTTCACTGCTGGGAATTATGAGAAGGCCGAGCGTTTTTTAGTGAAGGCTGAACGTCTTTATCCTACACCAAGAGCTAAGGACCTCTTGACCGTGGTTAGAGCTGCAATACCCACCGGAACCTCGAAGCGAACGCCTCCCAGCAGCCCTGATGATCTTAGGCGACGTAAGCCTGCAGCACATCAACCTGAAAAGAGGGAATACACTGCTGAACAACTGGACGCTGTAAAAAGAATCAATACCAAATGCAAGGATTATTACGAAATTCTAA GTGTAACAAAAGAAGCTACAGATTCTGACATCAAGAAAGCTTACAAGAAGTTGGCTCTCCAACTTCATCCAGATAAGAATCATGCACCAGGAGCCGCTGAGGCATTCAAG GCTATTGGAAATGCAGCAGGAGTACTAACAGACCCAGAGAAGCGAAAACAATATGATCTCCGTGGTGATGAAGCTCCAGTCCATACTCAACACACCCACCATCAATATTATGCGAGGGGCTTTGAATCTGATCTCACCGCTGAGGAGTTGTTTAACATGTTCTTTGGACATACTG CATTCTCGGCAGGCGGCCCAACAGTATACCGTCGCCGTCGTGAACCAGAACAAAGGGAGAACCATGCGGGCTTAGTTCAGCTCCTTCCAATAGTCGTTCTGGTCCTCCTCTCCATGATGTCAGGCTTCTTCATCAGCGAGCCGGTGTACAGTCTCACACCGAGCTCCAAGTATCCAGTTCCGAGGGAGACGGTTAATCTGAAG GTACCGTACTACGTCAAAGACAATTTCCATACAGACTACCAAGGATCGCTACGGAGGCTTGAAATGGCGATAGAAGAGGAATATATTG TGAACCTACGACACGCGTGTCAACGCGAGCGCAACTATCGGGACAGTCTGGCTTGGAAAGCGCGTAACTTTGGTGACAGCAGCCAGTATGCAGAGGCGCAGCGAATGCGTATGCCTAGTTGCGAAAAGTTGAATAAGTACCAGCGGTAG